In one Gemmatimonadota bacterium genomic region, the following are encoded:
- a CDS encoding Rieske 2Fe-2S domain-containing protein produces the protein MSLIESTDLRTSDTNRPVRTGADALPPFPEGWYFVANREAILREKLIEKMWLGEEIVVWCDDAYRVCVADAVCPHLGSHLGPEVGGKVCNGHLVCPFHGFEYDTTGQCVATPNAPAPRAAKLKVYETREILGMVFAWFGSGGRPPQWDLPAKPADAEWSELRFHTFQFRGHPQETTENSVDLGHLRYVHGYDNVRPVGSLSINGAYLKSCFDFRSVRRIAGLWDIVSDVSTVTHVYGLGYSFVEFHEKIIGMNARLWVLATPVDGTRVELVLVSQVREIRKPRRFITGLGFVPMKLRHRLMNLFILSEEKRYVMQDVVIWERKRYRPIPRLCRADGPIGKYRRYCQQFYPGLPISKGSGDSISD, from the coding sequence ATGTCTTTGATAGAATCTACTGACTTACGAACCAGTGATACTAATAGACCAGTCAGGACTGGTGCTGATGCGCTACCGCCGTTCCCCGAGGGGTGGTATTTCGTCGCAAACCGCGAGGCCATTCTGCGAGAAAAACTGATCGAGAAGATGTGGCTGGGCGAAGAAATCGTTGTCTGGTGCGACGATGCATACCGTGTCTGCGTGGCCGACGCGGTATGTCCGCACTTGGGTTCGCATCTGGGGCCGGAGGTCGGCGGCAAGGTATGCAACGGTCACCTCGTCTGTCCGTTTCACGGATTTGAGTACGATACGACCGGCCAATGCGTCGCGACTCCAAATGCCCCGGCACCGAGAGCCGCGAAACTGAAAGTATATGAGACGCGGGAGATCCTCGGGATGGTCTTCGCATGGTTCGGGAGCGGCGGCCGGCCGCCGCAGTGGGACCTGCCAGCTAAGCCGGCGGACGCGGAGTGGTCCGAATTGCGATTTCATACCTTCCAGTTCCGAGGTCATCCCCAGGAGACAACAGAGAACTCCGTAGATCTGGGACATCTGCGCTACGTGCATGGTTATGACAACGTGCGCCCAGTCGGTTCGTTATCGATCAACGGCGCCTATTTGAAGAGTTGTTTTGACTTCAGATCCGTTCGAAGGATCGCGGGCCTGTGGGATATCGTGTCCGATGTCTCGACCGTCACCCACGTCTATGGTTTGGGTTACTCCTTCGTCGAATTTCATGAAAAGATTATCGGTATGAATGCGAGATTGTGGGTACTCGCAACACCCGTCGACGGCACGCGGGTCGAACTGGTGTTGGTCAGCCAGGTGCGAGAAATCCGCAAGCCCCGGCGCTTCATCACAGGTCTGGGTTTCGTACCGATGAAGCTGCGCCACAGGCTTATGAACCTGTTTATCCTCTCAGAGGAAAAAAGATATGTCATGCAGGATGTGGTGATCTGGGAACGGAAGCGGTATCGGCCTATCCCCAGGTTGTGCCGGGCCGACGGCCCCATAGGGAAGTACCGTCGGTATTGCCAGCAGTTCTATCCTGGATTACCGATTTCGAAGGGAAGTGGGGACTCGATCTCCGATTAG